In one window of Pirellulales bacterium DNA:
- a CDS encoding sugar ABC transporter substrate-binding protein produces the protein MSSIDSSTASRRGFLQATAAAGAGLTALVAGCAPSSTAETGDRKRLRAAMGNAGLQSTWCKLGKETAELWGNLLGVEVVWFDGEFDPQKQRNKLDLMVDGDWDFCCFQAVQIDSLEEPVRQLKKRGVPVLSMDTMLVEPERMRDVGVWCQVTPNQVFMGESSTRYLMQKINGRGKVIHIGGLSAHSGARGRREGFEKALADYPDVEVLGGGVRWCDWEKQTARDTFETLLDQSREPIAGAFFHSDDMALACLPALEGTPHAQMIVTAVDGQKEGLAAIRDGKLAATTVNPVCLIHMTALALGQFIARNKESVDNVPLEIITPGPLVSRDSGNLDAMLYLADPRHCLV, from the coding sequence GTGAGTTCTATAGATTCATCGACCGCGTCCCGACGGGGCTTCTTGCAGGCAACTGCCGCGGCCGGCGCAGGCTTAACGGCACTCGTGGCGGGTTGCGCGCCATCGAGCACGGCCGAAACGGGAGACCGAAAGCGTCTGCGCGCCGCGATGGGTAATGCTGGCCTGCAAAGTACCTGGTGCAAGTTAGGCAAAGAAACCGCCGAGTTATGGGGAAATCTACTCGGGGTCGAAGTCGTCTGGTTCGACGGCGAGTTCGACCCGCAAAAGCAGCGCAACAAGCTCGACCTCATGGTCGATGGCGATTGGGACTTTTGCTGCTTTCAGGCCGTACAGATCGACTCGCTGGAAGAACCGGTGCGGCAATTAAAGAAGCGCGGCGTGCCCGTCCTTTCCATGGATACGATGCTAGTCGAACCGGAGCGGATGCGCGACGTCGGCGTTTGGTGCCAGGTCACGCCCAACCAGGTATTCATGGGTGAAAGTAGCACCCGCTACTTGATGCAAAAGATCAACGGCCGCGGCAAAGTAATTCATATCGGCGGGCTGAGCGCGCATTCGGGCGCGCGAGGACGGCGCGAGGGATTCGAGAAGGCGCTGGCCGACTATCCCGACGTGGAAGTCTTGGGCGGGGGCGTCCGCTGGTGCGATTGGGAAAAGCAGACGGCTCGCGACACGTTCGAGACGTTGCTCGACCAAAGCCGCGAGCCGATCGCCGGAGCGTTCTTTCACAGTGACGACATGGCGCTGGCCTGCTTGCCAGCGCTCGAAGGAACACCGCACGCGCAGATGATTGTGACAGCGGTGGACGGTCAGAAAGAGGGGCTGGCCGCGATCCGCGACGGGAAACTAGCGGCAACCACGGTGAACCCCGTCTGCCTGATCCACATGACTGCCCTGGCGTTGGGGCAGTTTATTGCCCGCAACAAGGAATCGGTTGATAACGTGCCGCTAGAAATCATTACACCTGGTCCGCTCGTATCGCGCGATAGCGGCAATCTGGACGCCATGCTATATCTGGCCGATCCGCGACATTGCCTCG
- a CDS encoding SMP-30/gluconolactonase/LRE family protein, with product MTKLLGFFVLPLACLMHIATVIATAADLPKSAEPVKLFEVPHYCEGVVFDQAGQGYVSEGDTIVQFSLDGSHRNWAVTGAPNGHKVLADGTHLVCDASRHAVLRLAADGKLLDPASTECDGAPLRGPNDLTLDTPNGSFYFTDPSESSLEKPIGTVHYVDAKGKTHLCDSGLAFPNGIALTADGKHLYLGESQRNRVHVYDVEAPGRLVNRRVLADLPKKDEAKGQIDNQPDGMCLDAAGNLYVAHYGMREVQVLSPEGKLVARYPGGNLTTSNVAFGGPNMDQLFVTGGLAAEAGGGGLFRLDLGVKGLVILPPKKP from the coding sequence ATGACTAAGTTGCTTGGGTTTTTCGTTCTACCACTCGCCTGCCTAATGCACATCGCGACGGTGATTGCGACCGCAGCGGACCTGCCCAAATCTGCCGAGCCGGTAAAGCTGTTCGAAGTGCCGCATTATTGCGAAGGGGTGGTGTTCGACCAGGCGGGACAGGGTTACGTCAGCGAAGGGGACACGATCGTTCAGTTCTCGCTCGATGGTTCGCACCGCAACTGGGCCGTCACCGGGGCGCCCAATGGCCACAAGGTGCTGGCCGACGGCACGCACTTGGTCTGCGATGCCAGTCGACACGCCGTGCTACGTCTGGCGGCGGACGGAAAATTGCTCGATCCCGCATCGACCGAATGCGACGGCGCGCCCCTGCGCGGGCCGAATGATCTGACGCTCGACACGCCGAACGGGAGTTTCTATTTCACGGATCCAAGCGAGTCGAGTCTCGAAAAGCCGATAGGTACCGTCCATTATGTGGACGCAAAGGGGAAGACGCACCTGTGCGACAGTGGGTTGGCGTTTCCCAACGGCATCGCCCTGACGGCCGACGGTAAGCATCTGTACTTAGGCGAAAGCCAGAGGAACCGCGTTCATGTTTATGACGTCGAAGCGCCGGGTCGGCTCGTAAACCGCCGCGTGCTAGCCGACCTGCCGAAGAAGGATGAAGCCAAGGGGCAAATCGACAATCAACCGGACGGCATGTGCCTGGATGCGGCCGGCAATCTGTACGTCGCACACTATGGCATGCGCGAGGTGCAGGTCCTGAGCCCTGAGGGGAAGCTAGTCGCACGCTATCCAGGTGGTAACTTGACCACAAGTAACGTGGCCTTTGGCGGACCAAACATGGACCAGCTATTCGTTACCGGCGGCCTGGCTGCCGAAGCCGGAGGCGGTGGGTTGTTCCGGCTTGACCTGGGCGTAAAGGGGCTGGTGATTTTGCCCCCAAAGAAGCCGTAG